The Neodiprion virginianus isolate iyNeoVirg1 chromosome 5, iyNeoVirg1.1, whole genome shotgun sequence genome contains a region encoding:
- the LOC124305877 gene encoding DNA replication factor Cdt1: MSQQYVDAYFNTRKRTAAEDVRSRTKVLILDDDQAVNVASNLNDRNVDETKNLDSLASPAIQGDDTNPKMSPKIIFANVDSKQIEGCEIRSSVVRPNRVVRNIQFDAVKAGSPKSPKSSSRSRSGARMKKTATQEGQPDIRDTFLKLSKDEGEAKQKSNVIFEKKGLLSPTKKRPSTPQKVPQHCAIQKVTNTKTYETAEEQPAAGSVTPKKLSTMDALAQKDLSLGEIKNRINRSSRLAELKASIAKINKCAAKLGEIQAKKPQIRKFENIEVEVPVSPQKAMMSPKKNVLTPTKNVELPKNASPQKRLLFAPKESSGSPSKSPTKQAAYQKYQSLVESGTPTLLLPYNYRLLAEAFRCVDTVVSLLFNRKEVITFKKLKPAVQELLRRNFTMDHLAQIKTVYPNAFVFNQEKLHNFGSSSKQDKYELVITPMVEPKNGRNTPDADNVLKSASEMSMCPTVLLQRRRIFYNTLLDLVKDCHEKYLLSLKPPMVIPKEKLTRWHPEFDVESCATIEKAELPQPPNIEKFTTAKDVLQKAKDMFNCNTRMEKALQRLAEAKMTSRSGSPSSTLTVDVSTQINDQEMRKVNISIVDTPPATPTHNSYLSTAFKGIPKALLEKVRAKQAAKALESMTRTSDSDKEATQYSRLPELSRILRNIFVAEKKGVLPMEFVIKKLDNSYRAKLTPNELEDLIKLMCKLLPVWASIQKVQKTNYLKLTRDIDVNKVVRRFEIMANNKVNAS; encoded by the exons ATGTCGCAGCAGTACGTTGACGCTTATTTCAACACCCGAAAACGGACAGCTGCCGAAGACGTTAGGAGCAGGACCAAAGTCCTCATCCTGGACGATGATCAAGCTGTGAACGTGGCAAGCAATCTGAACGATCGTAATGTCGATGAGACAAAAAACCTCGACTCATTAGCCTCTCCGGCCATTCAGGGGGACGATACTAACCCCAAAATGAGTCCGAAGATCATCTTCGCGAACGTGGACTCCAAGCAGATCGAAGGCTGCGAGATCCGCAGTAGCGTTGTTCGTCCCAATCGCGTCGTACGAAACATTCAGTTTGATGCGGTGAAGGCTGGGAGCCCTAAGAGCCCGAAATCCAGTTCACGGAGCCGCAGCGGTGCTCGTATGAAAAAAACCGCAACCCAGGAAGGCCAGCCGGACATCCGCGACACCTTTTTGAAACTGAGCAAAGACGAAGGCGAAGCCAAACAAAAGAGCAACGTTATTTTCGAGAAGAAGGGCCTTCTAAGTCCGACCAAAAAGCGACCGTCGACGCCTCAGAAAGTTCCTCAGCACTGCGCTATACAGAAGGTCACCAATACCAAGACCTACGAGACAGCCGAAGAACAACCAGCTGCTGGATCTGTGACGCctaaaaaattatccacaaTGGACGCCTTAGCCCAGAAGGATCTCAGCCttggagaaataaaaaaccgaATTAACCGGTCGTCCAGACTTGCAGAGCTCAAAGCTTCAATTGCTAAGATCAACAAGTGTGCTGCGAAGCTTGGCGAGATTCAGGCTAAAAAACCTCAAATTcggaagtttgaaaatattgaagtgGAGGTTCCTGTTAG TCCGCAGAAAGCGATGATGTCTCCAAAGAAGAACGTCTTAACCCCAACAAAGAACGTTGAGCTGCCAAAGAATGCTAGCCCTCAAAAGCGGCTACTGTTTGCTCCTAAAGAGAGTTCAGGCAGTCCTAGTAAAAGTCCTACTAAGCAAGCTGCCTATCAAAAATATCAATCCTTGGTTGAATCTGGAACACCGACTTTGTTGCTACCTTACAATTATCGCCTTTTGGCTGAAGCCTTTAGATGTGTTGATACT GTTGTTTCATTGCTGTTCAATCGAAAAGAAGTTATAACATTCAAGAAGCTGAAACCAGCAGTACAGGAATTACTGAGGCGCAATTTTACAATGGATCATTTGGCACAGATTAAAACAGTGTATCCAAATGCCTTTGTGTTTAATCAGGAGAAATTACATAACTTTGGTTCTTCCTCCAAGCAGGATAAGTACGAACTTGTTATAACGCCTATGGTTGAGCCAAAGAATGGGAGAAACACACCAGATGCTGACAATGTTCTCAAGTCTGCCTCGGAAATGAGCATGTGTCCAACGGTCTTATTGCAACGTCGAAGAATCTTCTACAATACGCTTTTAG ATCTGGTCAAGGATTGTCATGAGAAATATCTTCTATCATTGAAGCCTCCAATGGTTATTCCAAAGGAGAAGTTGACCAGATGGCATCCGGAATTTGATGTGGAAAGTTGCGCTACTATCGAAAAAGCTGAACTGCCGCAACCTCctaacattgaaaaatttacaactgCCAAAGACGTACTTC AGAAAGCCAAGGACATGTTCAACTGCAACACGCGTATGGAAAAGGCTTTGCAGAGGTTGGCAGAAGCTAAAATGACATCAAGATCCGGTTCACCCAGCTCAACCTTGACTGTCGATGTATCAACTCAGATTAATGatcaagaaatgagaaaagttAACATTTCTATTGTTGATACACCACCTGCTACTCCTACACATAACAGTTACCTTAGCACAGCTTTCAAGGGTATTCCAAAAGCGCTTCTTGAAAAG GTTCGCGCGAAGCAGGCAGCGAAGGCATTGGAATCAATGACGAGAACGTCGGACTCAGACAAAGAGGCAACTCAGTATTCGCGGTTGCCAGAGCTGTCCAGAATTCTGCGGAATATTTTTGTCGCGGAAAAGAAGGGTGTCTTACCTATGGAATTCGTTATCAAAAAGCTCGATAATTCTTACAGGGCAAAATTGACCCCCAACGAGCTGGAGGATCTTATCAAACTGATGTGCAAGCTGCTTCCTGTTTGGGCGAGTATTCAGAAGGTGCAAAAAACTAATTACTTGAAATTGACCAGAGATATCGATGTCAACAAAGTTGTCAGAAGATTTGAAATAATGGCCAATAATAAAGTGAACGCTTCTTAA